Proteins from a single region of Vulgatibacter sp.:
- a CDS encoding helix-turn-helix domain-containing protein, which yields MKAVPAQAAGAFSMHPAPPGLEGVFSCTWIHRLPRESVPSLVVTPDATIDLQLVEGALRIAGPDTAPMTERLAAGATVVGFRFRPAAASAWLGLPASELVGMRLPLETLWGRRARRLGAAPRCGADPVAALARALANERADDPAPGDPAMRAAFALLERGLPSGSVVTTLRRDLGLGERTLRRRFDESFGYGPKTLDRILRLQRFQRLARAERGASLAALAAAAGYADQSHLVRECRRLTGQTPSALLGLLTRDEPRGNRRSER from the coding sequence GTGAAAGCGGTTCCTGCGCAGGCGGCCGGAGCCTTCTCGATGCATCCGGCGCCGCCGGGCCTCGAGGGCGTCTTCAGCTGCACCTGGATCCATCGGCTGCCCCGCGAGAGCGTGCCGTCTCTGGTGGTGACGCCCGACGCCACGATCGATCTGCAGCTCGTCGAGGGAGCGCTGCGGATCGCCGGGCCCGATACGGCACCGATGACCGAGCGGCTCGCCGCGGGGGCGACCGTGGTGGGCTTCCGCTTCCGGCCTGCCGCCGCATCGGCCTGGCTCGGCCTGCCCGCCAGCGAACTCGTCGGCATGCGTCTGCCGCTCGAGACGCTCTGGGGCAGGCGGGCGCGGCGTCTCGGCGCCGCGCCCCGGTGCGGAGCGGACCCCGTGGCGGCGCTGGCCCGGGCACTGGCGAACGAGCGTGCCGACGACCCGGCTCCCGGCGATCCGGCGATGCGCGCCGCCTTCGCGCTCCTCGAGCGCGGGCTACCGTCGGGCTCGGTCGTGACCACCCTCCGGCGTGATCTCGGCCTGGGCGAGCGGACGCTGCGCCGCCGCTTCGACGAGAGCTTCGGGTACGGGCCGAAGACGCTCGATCGCATCCTCCGCCTGCAGCGATTCCAACGCCTCGCCCGCGCCGAGCGCGGCGCGTCTCTCGCAGCCCTGGCAGCAGCCGCCGGCTATGCCGATCAGTCGCACCTGGTTCGGGAGTGTCGGCGCCTTACCGGGCAGACGCCGTCCGCCCTCCTCGGTTTGCTGACGAGAGATGAGCCACGCGGAAATCGCCGTTCAGAACGGTAG
- a CDS encoding MBL fold metallo-hydrolase — protein MALRYAILSSGSSGNCLWVQGGGVEILVDCGLSARRIGERLAAVGGDLRNVQAVVCTHGHGDHVAGAAVLARRYGLEVHGSAGTLRHIRGEPPPERLHPVGVRDRFRIGGLEIRLAPTPHDAVGSCSVVVADGETSLGVVTDLGKPTETVRKHLEGVDALVLEMNHDRQMLIDGPYPEMLKRRIAGDLGHLSNDQSAELLAQLLHPGLQQLALAHLSEHNNLPEIARDTAGEVLANAALSPNLVVAEQHRPGEPVLLRTRRKGQLGLPF, from the coding sequence ATGGCCCTCCGCTACGCCATCCTCTCCTCCGGCTCGTCCGGCAACTGCCTCTGGGTCCAGGGCGGCGGGGTCGAAATTCTCGTAGACTGCGGCCTCTCCGCCAGGCGCATCGGCGAGCGGCTCGCGGCGGTCGGCGGCGATCTGCGCAACGTGCAGGCCGTGGTCTGCACCCACGGCCACGGCGATCACGTGGCGGGCGCGGCGGTACTCGCCAGGCGCTACGGGCTCGAGGTCCACGGCAGCGCGGGCACGCTGCGCCACATCCGCGGGGAGCCGCCGCCGGAGCGGCTCCATCCGGTCGGCGTGCGGGATCGCTTCCGCATCGGCGGCCTCGAGATCCGGCTCGCGCCGACGCCCCACGACGCGGTGGGTTCCTGCTCGGTGGTGGTCGCCGACGGCGAGACATCGCTCGGCGTCGTCACCGATCTCGGCAAGCCCACCGAGACGGTGCGCAAACACCTCGAGGGAGTCGACGCGCTGGTGCTGGAGATGAATCACGACCGGCAGATGCTCATCGACGGTCCCTACCCGGAGATGCTCAAGCGCCGCATCGCCGGGGATCTGGGCCATCTCTCCAACGACCAGTCGGCGGAGCTCCTCGCGCAGCTCCTCCATCCCGGTCTGCAGCAGCTCGCCCTCGCCCATCTCTCCGAGCACAACAACCTGCCGGAGATCGCCAGGGACACCGCAGGCGAGGTCCTCGCCAACGCGGCGCTCTCGCCCAACCTGGTGGTGGCGGAGCAGCACCGGCCCGGCGAGCCGGTGCTGCTGCGGACGCGGCGCAAGGGGCAGCTCGGTCTACCGTTCTGA
- a CDS encoding GNAT family N-acetyltransferase produces MATTCPALRFVERDPHGLAGDSSFWELYGASFERTLREPSGALIEGVRSGKVLAFAAEDDGRTLGLAAVHLLEAPATSLLLYLAVVPELRGQRIGSTLLTHALAVARERQELLDREPRGWAVQVDVPELAPTLGERERRRRILLFFRSQGAKPLPCAYVRPPVRGGTPAAARLLHAPDGSLPLRREEVQALLQSIYFEKFAGMNGVDRRLLLSLLGPAPAGAPGVVLPGASARVPPWPSQRD; encoded by the coding sequence ATGGCAACCACCTGCCCAGCGCTGCGCTTCGTCGAGCGGGATCCCCACGGGCTCGCAGGCGACAGCTCCTTCTGGGAGCTCTACGGCGCGAGCTTCGAGCGGACGCTGCGCGAGCCCTCCGGCGCGCTGATCGAGGGGGTCCGCTCGGGCAAGGTCCTCGCCTTCGCCGCGGAGGACGACGGCCGCACCCTCGGCCTCGCCGCGGTGCACCTCCTCGAGGCGCCCGCCACCTCGCTGCTCCTCTACCTGGCGGTGGTTCCGGAGCTGCGCGGGCAGCGGATCGGCAGCACCCTGCTCACCCACGCGCTGGCGGTGGCCCGGGAGCGGCAGGAGCTCCTCGACCGGGAGCCGCGGGGCTGGGCGGTGCAGGTCGACGTGCCGGAGCTCGCCCCGACGCTGGGGGAGCGGGAGCGGCGGCGGCGGATCCTGCTCTTCTTCCGCTCCCAGGGCGCAAAGCCCCTCCCGTGCGCCTACGTGCGGCCGCCGGTGCGCGGCGGCACGCCTGCTGCGGCCCGGCTCCTCCACGCCCCCGACGGCAGCCTGCCGCTGCGGCGCGAGGAGGTGCAGGCGCTGCTGCAATCGATCTACTTCGAGAAATTCGCAGGGATGAACGGCGTCGACAGGCGCCTGCTCCTCTCCCTGCTCGGGCCTGCGCCCGCCGGCGCACCGGGGGTGGTGCTGCCCGGCGCCTCGGCCCGGGTGCCGCCCTGGCCGAGCCAGCGCGACTAA
- a CDS encoding penicillin-binding protein activator LpoB: MKTRFLIPALVAAALATGCAGPTAVRGGPGTENPNLDEAAMSTGLDRKDLEYLMQQNVEKLMASRAWAEFRNERKAPVLAIWPIRNDTTEHIENQLNTLLATLESQMVESGDVAVVSRERQREMAEEVGLQNTNGVYDPSTVARLSKQVGARYFLTGKVQAVDERMEGERRVQYTLTMQLIEVDTSMIKFQNTAARTKAIVR; the protein is encoded by the coding sequence ATGAAGACCCGTTTCCTGATCCCGGCCCTCGTCGCCGCCGCCCTCGCCACCGGCTGCGCGGGCCCCACCGCCGTCCGCGGCGGCCCCGGCACCGAGAACCCGAACCTCGACGAGGCGGCGATGAGCACCGGCCTCGATCGCAAGGATCTCGAGTACCTGATGCAGCAGAACGTGGAGAAGCTGATGGCTTCCCGCGCCTGGGCCGAGTTCCGCAACGAGCGGAAGGCGCCCGTCCTCGCCATCTGGCCGATCCGCAACGACACCACCGAGCACATCGAGAACCAGCTCAACACCCTGCTGGCCACCCTCGAGAGCCAGATGGTCGAGAGCGGCGACGTGGCGGTGGTGAGCCGCGAGCGGCAGCGCGAGATGGCGGAGGAGGTCGGCCTCCAGAACACCAACGGCGTCTACGATCCCTCGACGGTGGCCCGCCTCTCGAAGCAGGTCGGCGCCCGCTACTTCCTCACCGGCAAGGTGCAGGCGGTGGACGAGCGGATGGAGGGGGAGCGCCGCGTGCAGTACACCCTCACCATGCAGCTCATCGAGGTCGACACCTCGATGATCAAATTCCAGAACACCGCCGCCCGCACCAAGGCGATCGTCCGCTAA
- a CDS encoding DUF2293 domain-containing protein, whose protein sequence is MSAAEMTLVVSPTSDPRKVRLPDGTVASPPAGWSLLPPGDPGLTRRVKAAGPSWTVIEMKGRKKFSKGVWAPARHIENAQAVLEVERADPAYAKRRVADANRRAVKQEAYVHGFATEVFRFLRFSKTFHDQAIELATAVTAHATPVGAGTVARTERIPIEQRAEAAVIAWMRHQTTAYDHMQIARVKGLRREVRRELAEVSRALLDLHRRDVPHAPGGCPLCKALASTAVG, encoded by the coding sequence ATGAGCGCCGCCGAAATGACCCTCGTCGTCTCCCCCACCTCCGACCCGCGCAAGGTCCGTCTCCCCGACGGCACCGTCGCCTCGCCGCCCGCAGGCTGGTCCCTGCTCCCGCCCGGCGATCCGGGCCTCACCCGCAGGGTGAAGGCCGCTGGGCCGAGCTGGACGGTGATCGAGATGAAGGGCCGCAAGAAATTCTCGAAGGGCGTGTGGGCCCCGGCCCGCCACATCGAGAACGCGCAGGCCGTCCTCGAGGTGGAGCGGGCCGACCCCGCGTACGCGAAGCGCCGCGTCGCCGACGCCAACCGGCGGGCGGTGAAGCAGGAGGCCTACGTCCACGGCTTCGCCACCGAGGTCTTCCGCTTCCTGCGCTTCTCGAAGACCTTCCACGACCAGGCGATCGAGCTGGCCACCGCCGTCACCGCCCACGCCACGCCGGTGGGCGCCGGCACCGTGGCCCGCACCGAGCGGATCCCGATCGAGCAGCGCGCCGAGGCGGCGGTGATCGCCTGGATGCGCCACCAGACCACCGCCTACGACCACATGCAGATCGCCCGGGTGAAGGGGCTGCGCCGCGAGGTGCGGCGGGAGCTCGCGGAGGTCTCGCGGGCGCTCCTCGATCTGCACCGGCGGGATGTTCCGCATGCGCCCGGCGGTTGCCCGCTCTGCAAAGCGCTCGCCTCGACGGCTGTGGGGTGA
- a CDS encoding ABC1 kinase family protein, translated as MARPATGGNRFFKLAGMTASVASSYAGSKLRSLVQSAEEATLARAAAHSKNGERIARTLGELKGAVMKVGQMASIAGDVLPKELAGALQTLQREAPPMPFEVIAGQIEAELGGSPDALFERFERAPFAAASIGQVHRARVDGREVVIKVQYPGVDASCDSDLAHLKLALRASGLVQIPKPALDALFAELRDRLQEELDYEGEAANARLFRDFHRERHPFVVVPEVIGERSTRRVLTLAYEPGDTLGTITPASYSQAVRNRIGEHLTRAFLAQLFELQAIHADPNPANFAARLDGTLVLYDFGCVKRIPDEVMVPYRATMKAALEEDYGAVERGMLHLGVRRADGPQVEAAYYKLWRDIFAQPVLTENYDFGATKMAEEVMKNAPKFFERLDSFQPPAQIAFIDRAIGGHFGNLRNLGVRGTFGPILRAYLV; from the coding sequence ATGGCCAGGCCCGCTACAGGCGGCAACCGCTTCTTCAAGCTCGCGGGGATGACCGCATCGGTCGCGAGCAGCTATGCAGGATCGAAGCTCCGCTCCCTCGTCCAGTCGGCGGAGGAGGCGACCCTCGCCCGCGCCGCCGCCCACTCGAAGAACGGCGAGCGGATCGCAAGGACCCTCGGCGAGCTCAAGGGCGCGGTGATGAAGGTGGGGCAGATGGCCTCCATCGCCGGCGACGTGCTGCCGAAGGAGCTGGCGGGTGCGCTGCAGACGCTGCAGCGCGAGGCGCCGCCGATGCCCTTCGAGGTGATCGCCGGGCAGATCGAGGCAGAGCTCGGCGGATCCCCTGATGCGCTCTTCGAGCGCTTCGAGCGCGCGCCCTTCGCCGCCGCGTCGATCGGCCAGGTGCACCGGGCCCGGGTCGACGGCCGCGAGGTGGTGATCAAGGTGCAGTACCCGGGGGTCGACGCGTCGTGTGACTCGGACCTCGCGCACCTGAAGCTCGCGCTGCGGGCGAGCGGGCTGGTGCAGATCCCGAAGCCCGCGCTCGACGCGCTCTTCGCCGAGCTGCGCGACCGGTTGCAGGAGGAGCTCGATTACGAAGGCGAGGCGGCGAACGCCCGGCTCTTCCGCGACTTCCACCGCGAGCGCCATCCCTTCGTGGTGGTGCCCGAGGTGATCGGCGAGCGGAGCACGAGGCGCGTTCTCACCCTGGCCTACGAGCCGGGGGACACGCTGGGGACGATCACCCCGGCCAGCTATTCGCAGGCGGTCCGCAACCGGATCGGCGAGCACCTCACGCGGGCCTTCCTCGCGCAGCTCTTCGAGTTGCAGGCGATCCACGCCGATCCCAACCCCGCGAACTTCGCCGCGCGCCTCGACGGCACGCTGGTCCTCTACGATTTCGGCTGCGTGAAGCGGATTCCGGACGAGGTGATGGTCCCCTACCGCGCCACGATGAAGGCGGCGCTGGAGGAGGACTACGGCGCGGTGGAGCGCGGCATGCTCCACCTCGGCGTGCGCCGCGCGGACGGGCCGCAGGTGGAGGCCGCGTACTACAAGCTGTGGCGCGACATCTTCGCCCAGCCCGTGCTCACCGAGAACTACGACTTCGGCGCCACGAAGATGGCCGAAGAGGTGATGAAGAACGCGCCGAAATTCTTCGAGCGCCTCGACTCCTTCCAGCCGCCGGCGCAGATCGCCTTCATCGACCGGGCGATCGGCGGGCATTTCGGCAACCTGCGCAACCTTGGGGTGCGGGGCACCTTCGGGCCGATCCTCCGGGCCTACCTGGTGTAG
- a CDS encoding suppressor of fused domain protein has product MSSGKRVLREEKGPNGNVTALVEDDGRSIYLYLEGAEGSDFGTRAVWVRNRLKAPWLMEVERMQGGQAPMLQARYVVDPEGGPSLSPDRIEFLWFEDGEGVALLEEGDILAVIPPWSGVQGFAGYARDCALESPFCAPLGTPQSNPDVYRLLSQAASFWNDWDEHTWPKLQEQLLGAYRQAFGRERQVYETGQERFPPALLAQYERDGAWVLATGGMSIRPQPRVDRGSGAGAPFRRIEIAVAVEKALLPDPMPLVRWLAGQATLPWDRYTWLGHGHTVGCSALAAAGFAGVVLSSEAPGAPELHLPHVRGEHVELLWALPITAEEQAIAAAAGGEALLEQLRMRGVQWVARKR; this is encoded by the coding sequence ATGAGCAGCGGAAAGCGCGTGCTGCGCGAGGAAAAGGGCCCCAACGGCAACGTCACCGCCCTCGTCGAGGACGACGGCCGGTCGATCTACCTCTACCTCGAGGGCGCCGAGGGCAGCGACTTCGGCACGCGGGCGGTCTGGGTCCGCAACCGGCTCAAGGCGCCGTGGCTGATGGAAGTGGAGCGGATGCAGGGCGGGCAGGCGCCGATGCTCCAGGCGCGCTACGTCGTCGATCCCGAGGGCGGGCCGTCCCTCTCGCCCGATCGGATCGAGTTCCTCTGGTTCGAGGACGGCGAAGGGGTGGCGCTCCTCGAGGAGGGCGACATCCTCGCGGTGATCCCGCCGTGGAGCGGCGTGCAGGGCTTCGCCGGCTACGCGCGGGACTGCGCGCTGGAGAGCCCCTTCTGCGCGCCGCTCGGCACGCCGCAGTCCAACCCCGACGTCTACCGGCTGCTCTCGCAGGCGGCGAGCTTCTGGAACGACTGGGACGAGCACACCTGGCCGAAGCTGCAGGAACAGCTCCTCGGCGCCTACCGGCAGGCCTTCGGGCGGGAGCGCCAGGTCTACGAGACCGGGCAGGAGCGCTTCCCCCCGGCGCTGCTCGCGCAATACGAGCGGGACGGCGCGTGGGTGCTCGCCACCGGCGGCATGTCGATCCGGCCGCAGCCCCGGGTCGATCGCGGCAGCGGCGCCGGCGCGCCCTTCCGGCGGATCGAGATCGCCGTGGCGGTGGAAAAGGCGCTGCTGCCGGACCCGATGCCGCTGGTGCGCTGGCTCGCGGGGCAGGCGACGCTGCCGTGGGACCGGTACACGTGGCTGGGGCACGGGCACACCGTGGGCTGCAGCGCGCTGGCGGCGGCGGGCTTTGCGGGCGTGGTGCTGTCGAGCGAGGCGCCCGGGGCGCCGGAGCTCCACCTGCCCCACGTGCGGGGTGAGCACGTGGAGCTCTTGTGGGCGCTGCCGATCACCGCCGAGGAGCAGGCGATCGCCGCGGCGGCTGGCGGCGAGGCGCTGCTCGAGCAGCTCCGGATGCGGGGCGTGCAGTGGGTGGCGCGGAAGCGGTAG